The DNA sequence TGTTGAGATCCCACCGGCAGCTAGCTCGAGATTTAGACTCCCAAAATTCGACACCACTTCACATCGCAGCGGCCAATGGGAGAATTTTTGCGGCCTCAAAATTGTTATTAATAGCTCCTGAGACATGCTGGTGGCGAGACTGTCATGGTATGAACCCGGTTCATGTTGCAGCCGTCAATGGGCGTGTCAGTATCTTGGAGGAGATGTTTCGAGTTAACTCAACTCCTTCCATGGAGAGGGTGCATCGTGGAGAGACCGTGTTGCACTTGTGCATCAAACACGACCGGCTGGAAGCCTTGCAGTTTTTGGTGGACAAGTTGGGGGAGCTTGTTTGTGCAAAGAATGATGATGGTGACACAATTTTGCATTTGGCGGTTAGATTCAATCAACCCCAGGTAACATGATAAAATTCTTATGATGTCGTCCTAAATCAACTggtgattttttatatttattttctttcaattgACAACAATAACACCGATTCTATATTCTAGTATTAGTGAtttaaattccaattttttttattaaaatcatcCCTTCCGGGAAATGATCAAAATATACCTAATATTAAGTGCATgactagagaacaaatctcAGCCATTAGATCAAAACGATGTAGTTCACTATATGGACGTTTTAGTTCAcaatatgaatttgaaaacaaGGAGTAAACAAAAACACCattatagtgaagtatttaATCCGTGAAGGATTTAGTTCACTGTAATGGCGTTTTGGTTCACTCTTTCGTGTAGTGAACTAAATCGCTCTTATAGTGAACTAAAGCGTTCTTATAGTGAACTAATCGTATTTTCTAGTTATGCATTTAAGTAGTGGTTTTCCTAATTACTATTCCATCCCTTAATATTTCAGACCATCCGATACTTGGTGGAAGATACTAAAATCGAGAAGCAGGCGCGCAATTCGATGGGAAAAACAGCGTTGCAAATTTGGAAAGAGAGTCCCGACATAAGTAACTATTCAGAAATAGAAAAACTTTTGAAGATTCcatcaacaaagaaaatatcaaaggTCTTCCCCAACCTGAGCGACATGACAATGGTGGTTGTGGGCCTGATAGCGACCATGGCATTCCAGGCCGCCATCAGCCCTCCAGGCGGGGTGTGGCAGGAAGACACGACATCACACAAGGCTGGCGATGCAGTGATGGCATATACTCATCCCAAACTATACAAACAGTTTGTTCGTGTTAACAACACAGCCTTTGTTTCATCAATCATCACAATCTTCCTCATCACAACCCGACAGCCATCTGGACGCATTCTTTTCTTGCTCATCTCCTTGTTTGCAATGTGGGTGTCGCTCGCATCTATTGCACTTAGCTATGGAGCATCTATAATGGTTGTCTCTCCCAGTGCAGAAACACAATCGCAATCACTTGTTCCGGTTATTATCATAGTAGTTGTTGTATCATTAGGCATCATCGgattcatatttttgtatagTATCGTAAGGGAATGGTACTTGCATCGGACAAACGATCCAGCTATCGAAAAAATAGAGGCATCAACCAATAAAGTCCTCTCCCAAGTTAGCTTTGTTGTACGAGGTTCAGAGTCAGCACAATGGTTATAAATGATGATTTTATAGTTACTATTGCATTGATGGTATAATTGCGTAAATGTGCTGACATGTGTGTACGAGTTGCTCCAATCCATTCCTTTTGTCAAATCTTGGTTGtatactactctctccgttccatagtaatagagccattttgttattttagtaaaactcaacacatttcttctcacttactttactctctcttactttcttctctcttaatctctctacctttttcctttcctactttattctttctttacttaactcctttaacacaattttttcttaattttcgtgTCGGAAAAAAACGCCCccactattatggaacggagggagtagtaattagtATCACActcgtgcgatgcacgactcattttattttctccatactgtgaaataatttcattaatagtaggagtaataaataatagtactatcgttatatgaaatctgaaatcgtaaatatatactccctccgtccacgaaaaatagagtacatttgtcatttttggttgtccacaaaaaatagaacacatttttaaaaaggaaagttttcaacaacttctcccttacttttttttcccttctctcttactaataatatggatctcacattccactaacactatttttctcttactttttttccttctctcttactaataatatggactccacattccactaacactacttctctctcactcttactttatcaattccacgttaaaatccgtgtcattcacaatatgtcctatttttcgtggacggagcgAGTATAAACTGAAGCATGACTAAGGTATAATAACttatcattcaaatttatatatttaaaaaattgagttatgtaaaatactccttccatccctgaaaatttgtcacttattttctttttcgtccgtccttataaatttgtcacctttcactttattttttggtagtaaaccctacattccactaactcattcctactcgcattttattttaaaactaatatataaaagtatgacaaacatgccactaactttttacatattttaaaactcgtgccggatTATTTGGtgccaaattttaaaagacggagagaatatattttagttaGGTATTAACAACTTCAAAAATATGCCATGGGCTATGTATATCGGTTAATGCAcagtggaaagagaaaaatccacataaagaaaattacatagtGCTGAAACTCTTGATGCTTGTTTATTTCTCATAAAGTTATGAGACTCGTTTACACAAATCTAAAtccaatttataataaatattatacttacAATTTTAATTCAGCCATAAGACCAATCCCAAACTCTAactcaaaagaatattttagATTCACTTATTTTCTATCAAATCTTCTACTTCTGTAAATGTAAATGtcttcaagttttttttatagcaAATAGTGATAAATGtaaatgtatataattatgaatatgaattACATTTACAGAAGTACCATAGCTCCAATTTTTGTTATAGCAAAGAGTATGGGTGAGCAAaataaccgaaaaccgaatatccgaaccaaaccaaaccgaaaatttgaaattcggttcggttttttcggtttttcggtttggttcggttttaaaaatacaaaaatttcagtttttcgaTTCGGTCCGGTTTGGGCggaaaaaaaatcgaaaaaccgaattatattttaaatatattattatattccctccgtcccaataaatatgaaacatttggtttccagcacgggattttatgcagtgttgttttgtgagttaataaagagagagtaaagtaagagaaagggaaaagtagagagagtgatgtttccattttagaaacatttcatttttagtgggacaacccaaaaaggaaaacgttgcatttctaatgggacagagggagtatattttatcctattaatttagtatattatatcatatatataatatatattcttctaatatatttttatataataaatattatatatattatattaattttatattatatatatttatattctattagtatatataaaataaaataaattagatatatattaatatactatttttttcggtttttcggttttgttttgaaattttggttttttcggtttggttcggttttttaagttcggatttcggtttttcggttttcggtttttcggttcggtttcaattttagcctaaattcggtttttcgggttcggttcggtttgggcgaaataccgaaccgaaacccgaatgcacacccctAGC is a window from the Salvia hispanica cultivar TCC Black 2014 chromosome 1, UniMelb_Shisp_WGS_1.0, whole genome shotgun sequence genome containing:
- the LOC125199451 gene encoding ankyrin repeat-containing protein At5g02620-like: MIEEAEKKKLYDAVVRYGDEEVLQKWLVENPKQVGEVSFACSRNLLHLAAMHGHENIVDVLRSHRQLARDLDSQNSTPLHIAAANGRIFAASKLLLIAPETCWWRDCHGMNPVHVAAVNGRVSILEEMFRVNSTPSMERVHRGETVLHLCIKHDRLEALQFLVDKLGELVCAKNDDGDTILHLAVRFNQPQTIRYLVEDTKIEKQARNSMGKTALQIWKESPDISNYSEIEKLLKIPSTKKISKVFPNLSDMTMVVVGLIATMAFQAAISPPGGVWQEDTTSHKAGDAVMAYTHPKLYKQFVRVNNTAFVSSIITIFLITTRQPSGRILFLLISLFAMWVSLASIALSYGASIMVVSPSAETQSQSLVPVIIIVVVVSLGIIGFIFLYSIVREWYLHRTNDPAIEKIEASTNKVLSQVSFVVRGSESAQWL